A genome region from Trichoderma asperellum chromosome 7, complete sequence includes the following:
- a CDS encoding uncharacterized protein (MEROPS:MER0029056), whose amino-acid sequence MLTTTLLPTSQALPQTYSHYRQIKGDGNCGWRAIAFAYYEKLIDLGDQAQIEGEVARLMSLGSMLSNIGRYEYHEDFAEEAHSLLRDLAANIANPGLARVILLQRFNDDTVEANIIYYFRMLAATYLKGNANIYDPFVADHGGIAAYCSQAIDIVNREIEHLGIVGLANLLLKPIDFVLEVAYLDRSPGSQVNRYRFPEEANEQDPAALGPTIYLLYRPDHYDILYRTPPIQAPSTLPSSSVDLQVNRVSSLTNNIAINAVPGSTAGFPGANMDLLSMLPGFSLNSLGSMNTMPDISPMTPPMASPVDDHYVSSQPPSSWTTPFPEPLPSQVPQQPPPPSFPPVVSPAPMTPSTSMTPSPTMMNATSIRSNSSSSSSHLSGLVSNARPADHTPGYRIVFNPFQLEYDESRTTTVREPIDQAPRSTTFKNSVWNKAHYGNPDFHPEEYVPEDDHSDGRGGGRKRRKDS is encoded by the exons atgctgaccACTACTCTTCTCCCCACATCACAGGCTCTGCCCCAGACGTATTCTCACTATCGCCAGATCAAGGGCGATGGAAACTGCGGATGGCGCG caaTCGCATTCGCTTACTACGAGAAGCTTATCGACCTCGGAGACCAAGCCCAAATCGAGGGCGAGGTGGCCCGTCTCATGAGCCTTGGCTCCATGCTCTCCAACATTGGCCGCTACGAATACCACGAAGATTTCGCCGAGGAGGCTCACAGCTTGCTGCGGGATCTTGCTGCCAACATCGCAAATCCGGGCCTGGCTCGAGTGATACTTCTTCAGCGTTTCAATGACGACACCGTCGAGGCAAACATCATCTACTACTTCCGCATGCTGGCCGCCACATATCTCAAAGGAAATGCGAACATCTACGACCCCTTCGTTGCAGACCATGGAGGAATTGCGGCATACTGCTCGCAGGCAATTGATATTGTCAACCGTGAGATTGAGCATCTGGGCATCGTTGGCCTGGCCAACCTGCTCCTCAAGCCGATCGACTTCGTTTTGGAGGTTGCATACCTGGACCGCAGCCCGGGCAGCCAAGTTAACCGCTACCGCTTTCCGGAAGAGGCCAACGAGCAGGACCCGGCAGCTCTCGGACCTACGATATATCTGCTTTATCGCCCCGATCACTACGATATCCTGTACCGCACGCCACCCATCCAGGCTCCGTCGACCCTCCCCTCCAGTTCCGTTGATTTGCAGGTAAATCGAGTTTCCAGCCTCACAAATAACATTGCCATCAATGCCGTTCCTGGCAGCACGGCAGGCTTCCCAGGAGCCAATATGGATCTGCTTTCAATGCTGCCTGGTTTCAGCCTCAACTCGCTGGGCTCGATGAATACCATGCCCGATATATCTCCCATGACGCCACCTATGGCCAGCCCTGTCGACGATCATTATGTATCGTCGCAACCGCCAAGTTCTTGGACAACACCGTTTCCCGAGCCCTTGCCGTCTCAGGTTCCACAGCAGCCACCGCCACCCTCATTCCCTCCCGTAGTCTCGCCGGCTCCAATGACCCCCAGCACCTCGATGACGCCTAGTCCGACAATGATGAACGCCACGAGTATCaggagcaacagcagcagcagcagcagccatctcTCTGGGTTGGTTTCGAATGCGCGGCCAGCGGATCACACACCTGGATACCGCATAGTGTTTAACCCCTTCCAGCTGGAGTATGACGAGAGCAGGACCACTACTGTTAGAGAGCCAATAGACCAAGCACCGAGAAGCACTACTTTTAAGAACAGCGTGTGGAACAAAGCGCACTATGGCAACCCTGATTTCCACCCAGAAGAGTACGTTCCGGAAGACGACCACTCAGATGGCCGTGGAGGTGGAAGAAAACGGCGGAAGGACTCATGA
- a CDS encoding uncharacterized protein (MEROPS:MER0029056), with protein MSLGSMLSNIGRYEYHEDFAEEAHSLLRDLAANIANPGLARVILLQRFNDDTVEANIIYYFRMLAATYLKGNANIYDPFVADHGGIAAYCSQAIDIVNREIEHLGIVGLANLLLKPIDFVLEVAYLDRSPGSQVNRYRFPEEANEQDPAALGPTIYLLYRPDHYDILYRTPPIQAPSTLPSSSVDLQVNRVSSLTNNIAINAVPGSTAGFPGANMDLLSMLPGFSLNSLGSMNTMPDISPMTPPMASPVDDHYVSSQPPSSWTTPFPEPLPSQVPQQPPPPSFPPVVSPAPMTPSTSMTPSPTMMNATSIRSNSSSSSSHLSGLVSNARPADHTPGYRIVFNPFQLEYDESRTTTVREPIDQAPRSTTFKNSVWNKAHYGNPDFHPEEYVPEDDHSDGRGGGRKRRKDS; from the coding sequence ATGAGCCTTGGCTCCATGCTCTCCAACATTGGCCGCTACGAATACCACGAAGATTTCGCCGAGGAGGCTCACAGCTTGCTGCGGGATCTTGCTGCCAACATCGCAAATCCGGGCCTGGCTCGAGTGATACTTCTTCAGCGTTTCAATGACGACACCGTCGAGGCAAACATCATCTACTACTTCCGCATGCTGGCCGCCACATATCTCAAAGGAAATGCGAACATCTACGACCCCTTCGTTGCAGACCATGGAGGAATTGCGGCATACTGCTCGCAGGCAATTGATATTGTCAACCGTGAGATTGAGCATCTGGGCATCGTTGGCCTGGCCAACCTGCTCCTCAAGCCGATCGACTTCGTTTTGGAGGTTGCATACCTGGACCGCAGCCCGGGCAGCCAAGTTAACCGCTACCGCTTTCCGGAAGAGGCCAACGAGCAGGACCCGGCAGCTCTCGGACCTACGATATATCTGCTTTATCGCCCCGATCACTACGATATCCTGTACCGCACGCCACCCATCCAGGCTCCGTCGACCCTCCCCTCCAGTTCCGTTGATTTGCAGGTAAATCGAGTTTCCAGCCTCACAAATAACATTGCCATCAATGCCGTTCCTGGCAGCACGGCAGGCTTCCCAGGAGCCAATATGGATCTGCTTTCAATGCTGCCTGGTTTCAGCCTCAACTCGCTGGGCTCGATGAATACCATGCCCGATATATCTCCCATGACGCCACCTATGGCCAGCCCTGTCGACGATCATTATGTATCGTCGCAACCGCCAAGTTCTTGGACAACACCGTTTCCCGAGCCCTTGCCGTCTCAGGTTCCACAGCAGCCACCGCCACCCTCATTCCCTCCCGTAGTCTCGCCGGCTCCAATGACCCCCAGCACCTCGATGACGCCTAGTCCGACAATGATGAACGCCACGAGTATCaggagcaacagcagcagcagcagcagccatctcTCTGGGTTGGTTTCGAATGCGCGGCCAGCGGATCACACACCTGGATACCGCATAGTGTTTAACCCCTTCCAGCTGGAGTATGACGAGAGCAGGACCACTACTGTTAGAGAGCCAATAGACCAAGCACCGAGAAGCACTACTTTTAAGAACAGCGTGTGGAACAAAGCGCACTATGGCAACCCTGATTTCCACCCAGAAGAGTACGTTCCGGAAGACGACCACTCAGATGGCCGTGGAGGTGGAAGAAAACGGCGGAAGGACTCATGA